A genomic window from Micromonospora ferruginea includes:
- a CDS encoding flavin reductase family protein, protein MDTSFREMMAAFPSGVSVVTGHDGGPRPYGMTCSALCSLSADPPSLLVCLRAASPTLAAVTRSGAFAVNLLHGDAQDVAALFGSGAADRFDRVAWRPCAGSGSPALVEAAHTVADCLVERVHPAGDHAIVVGTVRHIERLREGSALLYGFRRYRTWTHAAAPIG, encoded by the coding sequence GTGGACACCAGCTTCCGCGAGATGATGGCGGCGTTCCCCAGCGGGGTGTCCGTCGTCACCGGCCACGACGGCGGGCCCCGGCCGTACGGGATGACCTGCTCGGCGCTGTGCAGCCTCAGCGCCGACCCGCCGAGCCTGCTGGTGTGCCTGCGCGCCGCGAGCCCGACGCTGGCGGCGGTGACCCGGTCGGGCGCCTTCGCGGTCAACCTGCTGCACGGTGACGCCCAGGATGTCGCCGCGCTGTTCGGCTCGGGCGCCGCCGACCGCTTCGACCGGGTCGCCTGGCGGCCCTGCGCCGGCTCGGGCAGCCCGGCGCTCGTGGAGGCGGCGCACACGGTGGCCGACTGTCTCGTGGAGCGGGTCCACCCGGCCGGCGACCACGCGATCGTCGTCGGGACGGTGCGTCACATCGAACGCCTCCGGGAGGGCAGCGCCCTGCTGTACGGCTTCCGGCGGTACCGCACCTGGACGCATGCGGCGGCGCCCATCGGCTGA
- a CDS encoding ParB/RepB/Spo0J family partition protein → MTSGAAEATEIRAELFADVQRVPVRALSTGHSPRQEGEDIEHTRMLARIDDGLPPILVHRPTMRVIDGAHRLGAARLRGEETIEVRFFDGSEMEAFLLAVRANTTHGLPLTHADRSRAAERIIVSHPTWSDRAIAQAAGLGARTVATLRRKLELGGAGGEATPQPQARTGRDGRIRPLDNAIGRLRAAAVIKERPDASLREVAREVGVSPSTVRDVRARLQRGDDPVPGNRVAGAPRPVPATTVEGLPEVAMADMLEGLRNDPSLRFSESGRNLLRWIQSRAVRPEERVGVADQVPTNYAGTVAELARGCADEWLQLADALEEKRSHSR, encoded by the coding sequence GTGACGTCCGGTGCCGCCGAGGCCACCGAGATCCGGGCCGAGCTCTTCGCCGACGTGCAGCGCGTGCCGGTCCGCGCCCTCTCGACCGGGCACTCACCCCGGCAGGAGGGCGAGGACATCGAGCACACCAGGATGCTCGCCCGCATCGACGACGGCCTGCCGCCGATCCTCGTCCACCGGCCCACCATGCGGGTCATCGACGGCGCGCACCGGCTCGGCGCGGCGCGGCTGCGCGGCGAGGAGACCATCGAGGTCCGCTTCTTCGACGGCTCCGAGATGGAGGCGTTCCTCCTCGCCGTCCGGGCCAACACCACCCACGGGCTGCCGCTGACGCACGCCGACCGCTCCCGCGCCGCCGAGCGGATCATCGTCAGCCACCCGACCTGGTCCGACCGGGCCATCGCCCAGGCCGCCGGGCTCGGCGCCCGCACGGTGGCCACGCTGCGCCGCAAGCTCGAACTCGGCGGCGCCGGGGGCGAGGCGACCCCGCAGCCGCAGGCCCGCACCGGGCGGGACGGGCGGATCCGCCCCCTGGACAACGCGATCGGTCGGCTGCGGGCAGCCGCGGTGATCAAGGAACGTCCCGACGCCTCGCTGCGTGAGGTCGCCCGGGAGGTCGGGGTCTCACCGTCCACGGTGCGCGACGTCCGGGCCCGCCTGCAGCGCGGCGACGATCCGGTGCCCGGCAACCGGGTCGCCGGCGCACCTCGGCCCGTGCCGGCGACGACTGTCGAGGGCCTGCCCGAGGTGGCCATGGCCGACATGCTCGAGGGCCTGCGCAACGACCCGTCGCTGCGGTTCAGCGAGTCCGGCCGCAATCTGCTGCGCTGGATCCAGTCGCGTGCGGTGCGGCCGGAGGAACGCGTCGGCGTGGCCGACCAGGTGCCGACGAACTATGCCGGCACGGTCGCGGAGCTGGCCCGCGGATGCGCCGACGAATGGCTGCAGCTCGCGGATGCGCTCGAGGAGAAACGCAGCCACTCCCGCTGA
- the dpgA gene encoding 3,5-dihydroxyphenylacetyl-CoA synthase DpgA, producing the protein MTLTADLTVPELICLPAPDAGAPPAAAQIVGVGTAVTGTAYSQRELLDLFRIEDPKVRSVFLNSAIAQRHVTLPPRGEDGAFLPEPQGDLLRKHRRVAVDMACRAVRRALADAGAGLTDVEYLCCVTSTGFLTPGLTALVIRELGIDPSCHRVDVVGMGCNAGLNALNATSAWAKANPGRLAVMVCAEACSAAYVMDSSMRTAVVNSLFGDGSAAIAVRAPEGVDAGPAGSLRILGFRSILITSALDAMRYDWDDEQHKFSFFLDPQIPYVVGAHAEQVVGELLAGAGLRRRDIGHWLVHSGGKKVIDAVRVNLGLTRHDVRHTTGVLRDYGNLSSGSFLFSYERLLRERVVAPGDFGVLMTMGPGSTIETALVQW; encoded by the coding sequence ATGACCCTCACCGCGGATCTCACCGTCCCCGAGCTGATCTGCCTGCCCGCGCCGGACGCCGGCGCGCCGCCGGCCGCCGCGCAGATCGTCGGGGTCGGCACGGCCGTCACCGGCACCGCCTACTCGCAGCGCGAGCTGCTGGACCTCTTCCGGATCGAGGACCCCAAGGTCCGCTCGGTCTTCCTCAACAGCGCCATCGCGCAGCGGCACGTGACCCTGCCCCCGCGCGGCGAGGACGGCGCGTTCCTGCCCGAGCCCCAGGGCGACCTGTTGCGCAAGCACCGGCGGGTGGCCGTCGACATGGCCTGCCGTGCGGTGCGCCGGGCCCTGGCCGACGCCGGCGCCGGCCTCACCGACGTCGAATACCTCTGCTGCGTCACGTCGACCGGCTTCCTCACCCCCGGCCTGACCGCGCTCGTCATCCGGGAGCTGGGCATAGACCCGAGCTGCCACCGGGTCGACGTCGTCGGCATGGGCTGCAACGCCGGGCTCAACGCGTTGAACGCCACCTCGGCGTGGGCCAAGGCCAACCCGGGCCGGCTCGCGGTGATGGTGTGCGCGGAGGCGTGCTCCGCCGCGTACGTCATGGACTCGTCCATGCGTACCGCCGTGGTCAACAGCCTGTTCGGTGACGGCTCCGCCGCGATCGCGGTGCGCGCCCCGGAGGGCGTCGACGCGGGGCCCGCGGGCAGCCTGCGCATCCTCGGGTTCCGCAGCATCCTCATCACCTCGGCGCTCGACGCGATGCGCTACGACTGGGACGACGAGCAGCACAAGTTCAGCTTCTTCCTCGACCCCCAGATCCCGTACGTGGTCGGGGCGCACGCCGAGCAGGTGGTCGGCGAGCTGCTGGCCGGCGCGGGGCTGCGCCGGCGCGACATCGGGCACTGGCTGGTGCACTCCGGCGGCAAGAAGGTCATCGACGCGGTCCGGGTCAACCTCGGCCTGACCCGGCACGATGTGCGGCACACCACCGGGGTGCTGCGCGACTACGGCAACCTGTCCAGCGGTTCCTTCCTCTTCTCGTACGAGCGCCTGCTGCGCGAGCGAGTCGTGGCGCCCGGCGACTTCGGCGTGCTGATGACGATGGGACCCGGATCGACGATCGAGACCGCGCTGGTGCAGTGGTGA
- the dpgB gene encoding enoyl-CoA-hydratase DpgB: MDMDTDIDGARATALEIAIEIDGRRAPGPEQIATVLRACARAEDAVTPAVVVVHVSGAPAGPWPDGVTVGVINKWEQALRRLEQLPAATVAVASGDCGGPALDALLATDYRIAATSARLVPSRPGAASWPGMALYRMTRQGSAADAVRRSVLFGSPITMAEALPVSLVHEVTDDPAAAVAAATARVVTVPGAEVALRRQLMLDAQTVGFEDALGVHLAACDRELRRAAAESLS; encoded by the coding sequence ATGGACATGGACACCGACATCGACGGCGCCCGCGCGACGGCCCTGGAGATCGCGATCGAGATCGACGGCCGCCGCGCCCCCGGGCCCGAGCAGATCGCCACCGTGCTGCGGGCGTGCGCCCGGGCGGAGGACGCCGTCACGCCGGCCGTCGTGGTGGTGCACGTCTCCGGCGCGCCGGCCGGCCCCTGGCCGGACGGCGTCACGGTCGGCGTGATCAACAAGTGGGAGCAGGCGCTGCGGCGGCTGGAGCAACTCCCTGCCGCCACCGTCGCGGTGGCCAGCGGGGACTGCGGCGGCCCGGCCCTGGACGCCCTGCTGGCGACCGACTACCGCATCGCGGCCACGTCGGCGCGGCTGGTCCCGTCCCGCCCGGGCGCCGCCAGTTGGCCGGGCATGGCGCTCTACCGGATGACCCGCCAGGGCTCCGCCGCCGACGCCGTCCGCCGGTCGGTGCTCTTCGGCAGCCCGATCACCATGGCCGAGGCGCTGCCGGTGTCGCTCGTGCACGAGGTGACCGACGACCCCGCCGCCGCGGTGGCCGCCGCGACCGCCCGCGTCGTCACCGTGCCCGGGGCCGAGGTGGCCCTGCGCCGGCAACTCATGCTCGACGCCCAGACGGTCGGCTTCGAGGACGCGCTCGGCGTGCACCTGGCGGCCTGCGACCGGGAGCTGCGGCGAGCGGCCGCGGAGTCGCTGTCATGA
- the dpgC gene encoding (3,5-dihydroxyphenyl)acetyl-CoA 1,2-dioxygenase DpgC, with protein MTLGSPTTMAGAKPAIGIPGLDDGRRAVEAAAARAEAVLGTLPAPEGRTPDERATASAAHAAAREARAEFLDRYASAVYREVTAGLTRPMRLAELCAATAEAFPGLVASRARLAAEHDLPQRHKEGLEIDVGLFLGAVLDRPEEGRHLLRAMLRPTARAAALAESYLREGRADLPSVRLRRDAGVAHLTMCRDDCLNAEDARQVADMETAVDLALLDPQVDVLVLRGGVMTHPRYRGRRVFSSGINLKALHAGGIGLVGFLLTRELGYVHKLVRGGKPVLAAVDTFAIGGGTQLLLVADHVVAGADAYLSLPAAQEGIVPGAANFRLARRVPARLARQLILLGRRLRVTEPEARLLVDAVHEPGPQLDEAVRAGAELLRGSAVAANREMLLVTEEPLDDFRRYLAAFAVCQARRLHSDDVIAKVGRFSTGRPAAVPA; from the coding sequence ATGACGCTCGGATCCCCGACGACGATGGCCGGCGCCAAGCCGGCCATCGGCATCCCCGGCCTGGACGACGGGCGGCGCGCGGTCGAGGCCGCCGCCGCGCGGGCCGAAGCCGTCCTGGGCACGCTGCCGGCACCGGAAGGGCGCACCCCCGACGAACGGGCGACCGCGTCCGCCGCCCACGCCGCCGCGCGCGAGGCCCGCGCGGAGTTCCTGGACCGGTACGCGAGCGCGGTCTACCGCGAGGTGACCGCCGGGCTGACCCGTCCGATGCGCCTGGCGGAGCTGTGCGCGGCCACGGCCGAGGCGTTCCCCGGCCTGGTGGCCTCCCGGGCCCGGTTGGCCGCCGAGCACGACCTCCCGCAGCGGCACAAGGAGGGCCTCGAGATCGACGTCGGCCTGTTCCTCGGCGCGGTGCTCGACAGGCCGGAGGAGGGCCGGCATCTGCTGCGGGCCATGCTGCGGCCCACCGCCCGGGCCGCCGCGCTCGCCGAGAGCTATCTGCGCGAGGGGCGGGCCGACCTGCCCTCGGTCCGGCTGCGTCGCGACGCCGGGGTGGCCCACCTGACCATGTGCCGCGACGACTGCCTCAACGCCGAGGACGCCCGCCAGGTCGCCGACATGGAGACCGCGGTCGACCTGGCGCTGCTGGACCCGCAGGTCGACGTGCTCGTGCTGCGGGGCGGCGTGATGACCCACCCGCGCTACCGGGGCCGGCGCGTGTTCAGCTCGGGCATCAACCTCAAGGCGCTGCACGCCGGCGGCATCGGTCTGGTCGGCTTCCTGCTGACCCGCGAGCTGGGCTACGTGCACAAGCTGGTGCGTGGCGGCAAGCCGGTGCTCGCCGCGGTCGACACGTTCGCGATCGGGGGCGGGACGCAGTTGCTGCTCGTCGCCGACCACGTGGTGGCGGGAGCGGACGCCTACCTGAGCCTGCCCGCGGCGCAGGAGGGCATCGTGCCCGGTGCGGCCAACTTCCGGCTCGCCCGGCGGGTGCCGGCGCGGCTGGCGCGGCAGCTCATCCTGCTCGGCCGGCGCCTGCGCGTCACCGAGCCGGAGGCGCGCCTGCTCGTGGACGCGGTGCACGAGCCGGGACCGCAGCTCGACGAGGCGGTGCGCGCCGGCGCGGAGCTGCTGCGCGGCTCGGCGGTCGCGGCCAACCGGGAGATGCTGCTGGTGACCGAGGAGCCGCTGGACGATTTCCGCCGCTATCTGGCGGCGTTCGCGGTGTGCCAGGCCCGGCGTCTGCACAGCGACGACGTCATCGCCAAGGTGGGCCGCTTCAGCACCGGGCGCCCCGCGGCGGTGCCGGCGTGA
- the dpgD gene encoding enoyl-CoA-hydratase DpgD, whose product MTGDAGRRVRYEKTGHVARVVLDRPEVLNAMDLRMHEELGWVWDEIEDDDDVRVVVLTGAGERSFSVGQDLRERARLNEMGAAPTTFGSRGQPGWPRLTERFDFTKPVIARVNGYALGGGFELALACDVIVAAEHAVFALPEALLGLVPGAGGVFRLVRQLPPKMAMGYLLTGRHMPAAVALHHGLVNDVVPGADLDECVAGWTDDLLRAAPLAVRAIKEAAHHSADMPLRRAFHTAFDWERRRILSRDAVEGPRAFAEGRDPVWEGR is encoded by the coding sequence GTGACGGGCGACGCCGGCCGCCGCGTGCGGTACGAGAAGACCGGGCACGTCGCCCGCGTCGTCCTCGACCGGCCCGAGGTGCTCAACGCGATGGACCTGCGCATGCACGAGGAACTCGGCTGGGTCTGGGACGAGATCGAGGACGACGACGACGTCCGCGTCGTCGTGCTGACCGGCGCGGGGGAGCGGTCCTTCTCCGTGGGGCAGGACCTGCGGGAGCGGGCCCGCCTCAACGAGATGGGCGCGGCGCCCACCACCTTCGGCAGCCGCGGCCAGCCCGGCTGGCCGCGGCTCACCGAGCGCTTCGACTTCACCAAGCCGGTGATCGCCCGGGTCAACGGGTACGCGCTCGGCGGCGGCTTCGAGCTGGCGCTGGCCTGCGACGTGATCGTCGCCGCCGAGCACGCGGTCTTCGCGCTGCCCGAGGCGCTGCTCGGGCTCGTCCCCGGCGCGGGCGGCGTGTTCCGGCTGGTCCGGCAGTTGCCGCCCAAGATGGCGATGGGCTACCTGCTGACCGGCCGGCACATGCCGGCGGCCGTGGCCCTGCACCACGGTCTGGTCAACGACGTGGTCCCGGGCGCCGACCTGGACGAGTGTGTCGCCGGCTGGACCGACGACCTGCTGCGGGCCGCCCCGCTGGCGGTGCGCGCGATCAAGGAGGCGGCGCACCACTCCGCCGACATGCCGCTGCGCCGGGCCTTCCACACCGCGTTCGACTGGGAGCGGCGTCGGATTCTGAGCCGCGACGCGGTCGAGGGGCCGCGCGCGTTCGCCGAGGGGCGCGACCCCGTCTGGGAAGGGCGTTGA
- a CDS encoding MBL fold metallo-hydrolase, translated as MGSSDQVYLRSNAIIEPLVDRFFAWMHIVAPVQASMNLMNVQVPLLESYLHSPQIHVAASNNPAMRGGYFVNVPEERSNEIADLLDTIKRDRAEMLAFAAGIAEAEEILKQDATGFDLTPLYPRLPQVLNGLVELAYDTSNQPSMHFIEPLLYHSPIFDRRRQSVQLSLDTGVERPFILSTPRLPGPDVLELPIALDHPGLDTLFRARIAPAARGELHDALGLDAAQALQLDRLLTDAPSVAPDRHIEGGGRIRYFGHACLVLQTAEGSVVTDPFISTDNRHGDRFTLDDLPDRIDLVLITHGHQDHIVLETLLQLRSRIGAVVTPRSSRGNTADPSIGLYLKALGFNVIEVDDFDEVPFPGGKVIATPFLGEHSDLDIRAKSTFFVQLSGKTVFVGADSSGIDPVLYRYMREHLGDVQIAFLGMECDGAPLTWLYKGLLTRPVTKKMSDSRKLSGSNAKQAADIMEELRADEAYIYAMGEESWQGHVMATTYDEDTYQIKQIEEFVGWCAERNIPAEHLFNKREWRW; from the coding sequence ATGGGCAGCAGCGACCAGGTCTATCTACGCTCGAATGCGATCATCGAGCCGCTGGTCGACCGCTTCTTCGCCTGGATGCACATCGTCGCGCCGGTGCAGGCATCCATGAACCTCATGAACGTCCAGGTACCGTTGCTCGAGTCGTACCTGCACTCGCCGCAGATTCACGTCGCGGCCAGCAACAACCCGGCCATGCGGGGCGGCTACTTCGTCAACGTCCCGGAGGAGCGCAGCAACGAGATCGCGGACCTGCTCGACACGATCAAGCGCGACCGCGCGGAGATGCTGGCCTTCGCCGCCGGCATCGCCGAGGCCGAGGAGATCCTGAAGCAGGACGCCACCGGATTCGACCTGACGCCGCTCTACCCGCGGCTGCCCCAGGTGCTCAACGGGCTCGTCGAACTCGCCTACGACACCAGCAACCAGCCCTCGATGCACTTCATCGAGCCGCTGCTCTACCACAGCCCGATCTTCGACCGCCGCCGCCAGTCGGTGCAGCTCTCGTTGGACACCGGCGTCGAGCGGCCGTTCATCCTCAGCACCCCGCGCCTGCCCGGCCCCGACGTGCTGGAGCTGCCGATCGCCCTGGACCACCCCGGGCTCGACACGCTGTTCCGCGCCCGGATCGCGCCGGCCGCCCGCGGCGAGCTGCACGACGCGCTGGGGCTCGACGCCGCCCAGGCCCTCCAGCTGGACCGGCTGCTCACCGACGCGCCCAGCGTGGCGCCCGACCGGCACATCGAGGGCGGCGGTCGGATCCGCTACTTCGGCCACGCCTGCCTGGTGCTGCAGACCGCCGAGGGTTCGGTCGTCACCGACCCGTTCATCAGCACCGACAACCGCCACGGCGACCGTTTCACGCTCGACGACCTGCCGGACCGCATCGACCTGGTGCTCATCACCCACGGTCACCAGGACCACATCGTGCTGGAGACGCTGCTGCAGCTCCGCTCGCGGATCGGCGCCGTCGTCACGCCGCGCTCGTCGCGCGGGAACACCGCCGACCCGTCGATCGGGCTCTACCTCAAGGCCCTCGGGTTCAACGTCATCGAGGTCGACGACTTCGACGAGGTGCCGTTCCCGGGCGGCAAGGTGATCGCCACGCCGTTCCTGGGCGAGCACTCCGACCTGGACATCCGGGCCAAGTCGACATTCTTCGTGCAGCTCTCCGGCAAGACCGTGTTCGTCGGCGCGGACTCCTCCGGCATCGACCCGGTCCTCTACCGCTACATGCGCGAGCACCTGGGCGACGTGCAGATCGCCTTCCTCGGCATGGAGTGCGACGGCGCCCCGCTCACCTGGCTCTACAAGGGTCTGCTGACCCGTCCGGTGACCAAGAAGATGAGCGACTCGCGGAAGCTGTCCGGCTCGAACGCCAAGCAGGCGGCCGACATCATGGAGGAGCTGCGCGCGGACGAGGCCTACATCTACGCGATGGGCGAGGAGAGCTGGCAGGGTCACGTCATGGCCACCACCTACGACGAGGACACCTACCAGATCAAGCAGATCGAGGAGTTCGTCGGCTGGTGCGCCGAGCGGAACATCCCCGCGGAGCACCTGTTCAACAAGCGCGAATGGCGCTGGTAG
- a CDS encoding cation:proton antiporter codes for MSHAAPVPVLGGEPLLRFLVAVTALLLVAFCLGRLAERVRLPAVVGELSTGVILGPSLLGEFAPDVAGWLLPAQPEQMHLVDAVGQIGILLLVALTGTHLDAGMLRRRRATVVTASLGGLIMPLGLGIALGLGLPATLRGPEAGGAGLFAFLLGVAMCVSAIPVIAKTLSDMRLLHRDIGQLALAAATIDDAVGWLLLSIVSVIAVSGFTTSTAVSAVASLAVFLAVAVAAGRPLVRRLMRAAGRSPSSGPTVAVAVLLVLLGAITTHALGMEPIFGAFVVGILIGLPGAADMAKLAGLRMVVLSVLAPLFLATAGLRMDLTALADPGVALAAVAVLTVAVVGKFGGVYLASRATRLSHWESLALGAGLNSRGVVELVVALTGLRLGVLNTASYTIVALVAIATSVLAPPLLRAAAARIEVGDGEHRRRLQHESWDNAPASGVAPAPNLPSLERTP; via the coding sequence ATGAGTCATGCGGCACCCGTACCGGTGCTCGGCGGTGAACCGCTGCTGAGATTCCTGGTCGCGGTCACCGCCCTGCTGCTGGTGGCGTTCTGCCTCGGGCGGCTCGCCGAGCGGGTCCGCCTGCCCGCCGTCGTCGGCGAGCTCAGCACCGGGGTGATCCTCGGCCCGTCCCTGCTCGGCGAGTTCGCCCCGGACGTGGCGGGCTGGCTGCTGCCGGCGCAGCCGGAGCAGATGCACCTGGTGGACGCGGTCGGGCAGATCGGCATCCTGCTGCTTGTCGCGTTGACCGGCACCCACCTGGACGCCGGCATGCTCCGCCGGCGCCGCGCCACGGTGGTGACCGCGAGCCTGGGCGGCCTGATCATGCCGCTCGGCCTGGGCATCGCCCTCGGCCTCGGGTTGCCCGCGACGCTGCGCGGACCCGAGGCGGGCGGCGCGGGCCTCTTCGCCTTCCTCCTCGGCGTGGCGATGTGCGTGTCCGCCATCCCGGTGATCGCCAAGACGCTGTCGGACATGCGGCTGCTGCACCGGGACATCGGCCAGCTCGCGCTGGCCGCGGCGACCATCGACGACGCCGTCGGCTGGCTGCTGCTGTCGATCGTCTCGGTGATCGCGGTCTCCGGTTTCACCACCAGTACGGCGGTGTCCGCCGTCGCCAGCCTGGCGGTCTTCCTGGCGGTGGCGGTGGCGGCCGGCCGGCCGCTGGTCCGTCGGCTGATGCGGGCCGCGGGCCGGTCGCCGTCGTCCGGCCCGACCGTCGCCGTCGCCGTCCTGCTCGTGCTGCTGGGTGCGATCACCACCCACGCGCTCGGCATGGAGCCGATCTTCGGCGCCTTCGTCGTCGGCATCCTCATCGGACTGCCCGGCGCGGCCGACATGGCCAAACTCGCCGGCCTGCGCATGGTGGTGCTGTCCGTGCTGGCGCCGCTGTTCCTCGCGACGGCGGGACTGCGGATGGATCTCACCGCGCTGGCGGATCCCGGTGTGGCTCTCGCCGCGGTCGCCGTCCTGACGGTCGCGGTCGTCGGCAAGTTCGGCGGGGTCTACCTGGCCTCCCGGGCGACTCGACTGAGCCACTGGGAGAGCCTGGCCCTGGGCGCCGGGCTCAACTCCCGGGGGGTCGTCGAGCTGGTGGTGGCGCTCACCGGGCTGCGACTCGGCGTGCTCAACACCGCCTCCTACACCATCGTCGCGCTCGTCGCGATCGCGACCTCGGTGCTCGCACCGCCCCTGCTCCGGGCCGCGGCCGCCCGCATCGAGGTCGGCGACGGCGAGCATCGCCGCCGCCTGCAGCACGAGTCGTGGGACAACGCGCCCGCGTCGGGTGTCGCCCCCGCCCCCAACCTGCCGAGTCTCGAGAGGACACCATGA
- the folE gene encoding GTP cyclohydrolase I FolE, whose protein sequence is MTVTAKHVSRARRVCDLDAATAAAADFLEAVGVDLGSDSLRETPARMARAFAELLTPRDFKLTTFDNDEGYDELVLARSIPIRSVCEHHLLPFVGVAHVGYLPNSRILGLSKLARVVEMFAQGTQVQERLTKQVADWLTEELRPNGVGVVIEAEHLCMTLRGVQAVGARTITSTMLGTLRSDARSRAEFLAAARVGER, encoded by the coding sequence ATGACCGTCACCGCCAAGCACGTCAGCCGGGCGCGCCGGGTCTGCGACCTGGACGCCGCGACCGCCGCGGCGGCCGACTTCCTCGAGGCGGTCGGCGTGGACCTCGGCTCGGACAGCCTGCGCGAGACGCCGGCCCGGATGGCGCGGGCCTTCGCGGAGCTGCTCACCCCGCGCGACTTCAAGCTGACCACCTTCGACAACGACGAGGGGTACGACGAACTCGTCCTGGCCCGCTCGATCCCGATCCGGTCGGTCTGCGAGCACCACCTGCTGCCGTTCGTCGGCGTCGCGCACGTCGGCTACCTGCCGAACTCACGGATCCTCGGGCTGTCCAAGCTGGCCCGGGTCGTGGAGATGTTCGCCCAGGGCACCCAGGTCCAGGAACGGTTGACCAAGCAGGTCGCGGACTGGCTGACCGAGGAGCTGCGACCCAACGGCGTGGGTGTGGTCATCGAGGCCGAGCACCTCTGCATGACGCTGCGGGGCGTGCAGGCGGTGGGCGCCCGCACGATCACGTCGACGATGCTCGGCACCCTGCGCTCCGACGCGCGGTCGAGGGCCGAGTTCCTCGCCGCGGCCCGGGTGGGCGAGCGCTGA
- the hppD gene encoding 4-hydroxyphenylpyruvate dioxygenase — translation MGAQEIDYVELYTADAEAMTDYFRSDLGFALVARSAGPGRDSVLLRQGTARLVVTTGEVTGAFVEQHGDGIADVAFRCDDVTATRQGALAAGAVDADVPHGGPAVSGFGSVVHTLLPATGTADGLPAGFGWVPSGESRGERPERIALLDHIAVCVERGSLDSYADFYAAGFGLTRYSAESVRVGASSMESVVVRSDSDGVTFTLVAPGPSEGSGQLDAFLSRNDGPGVQHLAFLVDDIVAAVREAERVEFLNTPGTYYDALGSRLAGMREEIADLRATNVLADRDEWGYLLQLFTRSPHPRDTLFYELIQRRGSRGFGSNNIRALYEAVELDRLAAR, via the coding sequence ATGGGTGCCCAGGAAATCGATTACGTGGAGCTCTACACCGCCGACGCCGAGGCGATGACCGACTATTTCCGATCCGATCTGGGCTTCGCGCTCGTCGCCCGTTCGGCGGGGCCCGGACGCGATTCCGTCCTGCTCCGGCAGGGCACGGCGCGGCTGGTGGTCACCACGGGCGAGGTGACCGGGGCGTTCGTCGAGCAGCACGGCGACGGCATCGCCGACGTCGCGTTCCGCTGCGACGACGTGACGGCGACCCGGCAGGGCGCCCTGGCCGCCGGGGCCGTGGACGCCGACGTCCCGCACGGCGGCCCGGCCGTCTCCGGATTCGGTTCTGTGGTGCACACCCTGCTGCCGGCCACCGGCACCGCCGACGGCCTGCCCGCCGGGTTCGGCTGGGTGCCGTCCGGCGAGTCGCGCGGCGAGCGCCCCGAGCGCATCGCCCTGCTCGACCACATCGCGGTCTGCGTCGAGCGGGGCAGCCTCGACTCGTACGCCGACTTCTACGCCGCCGGGTTCGGGCTCACCCGCTACTCCGCCGAGAGCGTCCGGGTCGGCGCCAGTTCGATGGAGTCGGTGGTGGTCCGCAGCGACAGCGACGGCGTGACCTTCACCCTGGTCGCCCCCGGCCCGTCGGAGGGCTCGGGGCAACTGGACGCGTTCCTGTCCCGCAACGACGGACCGGGCGTGCAGCACCTGGCGTTCCTGGTCGACGACATCGTCGCGGCCGTCCGGGAGGCCGAGCGGGTCGAGTTCCTGAACACGCCCGGGACCTACTACGACGCCCTCGGCAGTCGGCTCGCCGGCATGCGCGAGGAGATCGCCGACCTCCGCGCGACGAACGTCCTGGCGGACCGGGACGAGTGGGGTTACCTGCTGCAGTTGTTCACCCGGTCGCCGCACCCGCGCGACACCCTGTTCTACGAGCTGATCCAGCGGCGCGGCTCCCGGGGCTTCGGCAGCAACAACATCCGTGCGCTCTACGAGGCTGTGGAGCTGGACCGGCTGGCCGCGCGATGA